The following are encoded together in the Coffea arabica cultivar ET-39 chromosome 1c, Coffea Arabica ET-39 HiFi, whole genome shotgun sequence genome:
- the LOC113720558 gene encoding L-ascorbate oxidase — protein MIGFSDTFGSRATIIFLFICLALVQNPAFGAKTRHFKWAVESMYWSPDCVENVVIGINGQFPGPTIRALAGDTISVELTNKLNTEGVVIHWHGIRQFGTPWADGAASISQCAINPGETFVYRFKVDKAGTYFYHGHYGMQRSGGLYGSLIVDLPEGEKEPFHYDGEFNLLLSDWWHKSSQLQEVDLSSKPFRWIGEPQTLLMNGRGQYNCSLAAAQFINSSSSICEFRGNEPCAPQILHVHPNKTYRLRVTSTTALASLNLAIGNHKLVVVEADGNYVQPFSVDDMDIYSGESYSILFTTDQDPSKNYWISLSVRGREPKTPQALTILNYFPTSASKLPTSPPPIAPLWNDYNHSKAFSNKIHARMGSAKPPTTYDHRIILLSTQNRIDGYTKWAINNVSLVLPATPYLGSIKYGLKNAFDHKNPPEDFPSDYDVMKQAPNPNSTYGNGVYMLSFNSTVDVILQNANALAANVSDIHPWHLHGHAFWVLGYGEGKFTKEDEAKFNLKNPPLRNTAVIFPYGWTALRFVADNPGVWAFHCHIEPHLHMGMGVVFAEGVDRVRKVPNDALTCGLTGKMFLNNKGH, from the exons ATGATTGGCTTTAGCGATACATTTGGTTCAAGGGCTACTATCATTTTCCTGTTCATTTGTTTAGCTCTTGTTCAGAATCCAGCTTTTGGTGCTAAAACAAGGCATTTCAAATGGGCTGTGGAGTCTATGTACTGGTCACCGGATTGTGTCGAAAATGTGGTTATTGGAATCAATGGCCAGTTTCCCGGTCCGACGATCCGGGCTCTTGCGGGAGATACCATCTCTGTTGAGCTCACAAACAAGCTTAATACTGAAGGAGTTGTTATTCACTGGCATGGTATAAGACAG TTTGGAACACCATGGGCGGATGGAGCTGCATCAATATCCCAGTGTGCAATTAACCCTGGAGAAACATTTGTTTACCGGTTCAAAGTTGACAAG GCTGGAACATATTTCTACCATGGACATTATGGTATGCAGCGATCTGGAGGGCTGTATGGTTCTTTGATAGTGGATTTACCAGAAGGTGAAAAGGAACCATTCCACTATGATGGGGAGTTTAATCTTTTACTCAGTGATTGGTGGCACAAAAGCTCTCAGTTACAAGAGGTTGACCTATCTTCCAAGCCATTTCGTTGGATTGGTGAGCCCCAG ACACTTCTGATGAATGGGAGAGGGCAGTACAATTGTTCCCTAGCAGCAGCTCAATTCATCAATTCATCATCAAGCATATGTGAGTTCAGGGGCAATGAACCATGTGCACCACAGATTCTCCATGTGCATCCAAACAAGACTTACAGGCTAAGGGTAACCAGCACTACAGCACTAGCTTCACTCAACTTGGCAATTGGG AATCACAAGCTAGTGGTTGTTGAAGCTGATGGAAATTATGTACAGCCATTTTCTGTGGATGATATGGACATTTACTCTGGTGAAAGCTATTCAATCTTATTCACAACTGATCAAGACCCCTCCAAAAATTACTGGATTTCATTAAGTGTAAGAGGAAGAGAGCCAAAAACCCCTCAAGCCCTAACCATATTGAACTACTTTCCTACTTCAGCATCAAAACTTCCAACTTCACCACCACCTATTGCTCCCCTTTGGAATGATTACAATCATAGCAAGGCATTCTCCAACAAGATCCATGCTCGAATGGGCTCTGCCAAGCCTCCCACCACTTATGATCATCGTATTATTCTCCTCAGCACTCAAAATCGTATTGATGGATACACTAAATGGGCTATCAACAACGTCTCATTGGTCCTACCTGCCACTCCCTACTTGGGATCCatcaaatatggcctaaagaaTGCATTTGATCATAAAAATCCGCCTGAAGATTTCCCCTCCGACTACGATGTGATGAAACAAGCTCCAAACCCTAATTCAACATATGGTAATGGGGTTTACATGTTGAGTTTCAACAGCACTGTTGATGTTATACTCCAAAATGCAAATGCATTGGCTGCAAATGTGAGTGATATCCATCCATGGCACTTGCATGGCCATGCTTTTTGGGTTTTGGGATATGGAGAAGGGAAATTCACTAAGGAAGATGAGGCAAAATTTAACCTAAAGAATCCACCACTGAGGAATACTGCTGTGATTTTTCCATATGGATGGACTGCTCTAAGGTTTGTGGCTGATAACCCAGGAGTGTGGGCTTTCCATTGTCACATTGAACCTCATTTGCATATGGGAATGGGTGTTGTTTTTGCCGAAGGCGTTGATCGTGTAAGGAAGGTACCTAATGACGCTCTAACATGTGGCTTAACAGGGAAGATGTTCCTGAACAATAAGGGTCATTGA
- the LOC113720561 gene encoding uncharacterized protein At2g24330: MAEDSRKDSGEVDANLADAEMEKVKKKKKKGLFSRVWNAVFRSQGDDFEKRLKHITKEEAAVLSRMRRRSQSLRGMIRNFIILSALLEVVAVGYAIMTTRTLELDWKMRALHVLPMFLVPGFSFLTYSALNSFSRMLDRKDHTTVERLRAERQAKIDELKEKTNYYITQQLIQRYDPDPAAKAAAATVLASKLGADSGLKVYVGDESKLTAPVGKSNDVELVHPGGLRNRKQVQTRDGSTGSTVLHPDEEEMIHQTGPEGLDVSSHQQLVVEHQQLTGSSTPDGGWFARIAALLVGDDPTQSYALICGNCHMHNGLARKEDFPYVTYYCPHCSALNRPKQPDGRNSESNSPDMSSSTSNSDAEVTKNAASAVVKTSATSSPHSPVDAASRMAESDIVASDGPVS, translated from the exons ATGGCAGAGGATTCTAGAAAGGATAGTGGGGAAGTTGATGCCAACCTTGCAGATGCTGAGATGGAAAAAgttaagaagaagaagaaaaagggttTGTTCTCGAGAGTATGGAATGCAGTATTTCGATCACAGGGTGATGATTTTGAGAAGAGACTGAAACACATCACTAAGGAAGAGGCAGCTGTTCTTTCTAGAATGAGAAGGCGCTCCCAAAGCTTGAGGGGGATGATAAGAAATTTCATCATTCTTTCGGCACTTTTGGAG GTTGTTGCAGTGGGTTATGCCATAATGACTACTAGAACATTGGAGTTGGATTGGAAGATGAGGGCCTTGCATGTTTTGCCGATGTTTCTTGTGcctggtttttcttttcttacttATTCAGCGTTGAACAGCTTCAGCAGGATGC TTGATCGCAAAGACCATACTACTGTGGAAAGATTAAGGGCTGAAAGGCAAGCCAAGATTGATGAACTGAAGGAGAAGACAAATTATTACATCACACAGCAACTCATTCAG AGGTATGATCCTGACCCTGCTGCCAAGGCTGCTGCTGCAACAGTTCTGGCTTCAAAGTTAGGAGCAGATTCTGGCCTTAAAGTCTATGTGGGAGATGAATCTAAATTAACAGCGCCTGTTGGAAAGAGTAATGATGTAGAGCTTGTGCATCCTGGTGGGCTACGGAATAGGAAGCAGGTGCAGACCAGAGATGGTAGCACTGGTAGCACAGTATTGCATCCTGACGAAGAGGAAATGATTCACCAAACAGGACCTGAGGGGCTTGATGTTTCTTCCCATCAGCAGCTGGTTGTTGAGCATCAGCAGCTGACTGGATCGAGTACACCAGATGGTGGATGGTTTGCTCGAATTGCAGCTTTGCTTGTTGGAGATGATCCAACACAATCATATGCACTTATATGTGGCAACTGCCATATGCACAATG GGCTTGCTAGAAAAGAGGATTTCCCTTATGTAACGTACTACTGCCCCCATTGCAGTGCTCTAAATAGGCCAAAACAACCAGATGGACGTAATTCCGAATCAAATTCCCCTGATATGAGTTCCTCGACGAGTAATAGTGATGCTGAGGTGACCAAGAATGCTGCTAGTGCTGTGGTGAAGACATCTGCAACTAGCAGCCCTCATAGCCCGGTTGATGCAGCTTCTAGGATGGCAGAAAGCGATATAGTGGCATCAGATGGTCCAGTTAGTTAA
- the LOC113720553 gene encoding GCN5-related N-acetyltransferase 6, chloroplastic-like isoform X1 gives MELRSKFMPEFKVRQQPPQFTWLLSRRKRYEKHEEPLIVLAVFNNNRDTFPASHFRLKHLEVHCNDDQRIRHSSFHKIESSKMPELSFNRLQLTDEEYCGSHIRKFGRFIARETILDEEYWTAAWLRAEAHWESVSYMRHVDTYKRKYAEQEFYALKRRCFGQEGNSLKCTCFVAVKKEEKNVRRTVLNSVVGTLDLSIRQFVQGEAYPGEVKRVSPVLVSHDPFDAHKYAYIANVCVAKFARRQGIATNMLHLATEVATLAGTKQLFVHVNADNMPAQELYRKTGFKIVEAASSPLSKDQRLLMSMEL, from the exons ATGGAGCTGAGAAGCAAATTCATGCCGGAATTCAAAGTCCGGCAACAACCACCGCAATTCACTTGGCTTCTCTCGAGGCGTAAGAGATACGAAAAGCACGAAGAACCTCTGATCGTCCTTGCCGTTTTCAATAATAAtag GGATACATTTCCTGCTTCACACTTTAGATTAAAGCATCTCGAAGTCCATTGTAATGATGATCAGCGGATCCGACACTCTTCCTTTCATAAGATTGAGAGCTCAAAGATGCCTGAGCTATCTTTTAACCGGCTTCAACTTACTGATGAGGAATACTGTGGATCACACATCCGGAAGTTTGGTCGGTTCATTGCTCGTGAGACGATTCTGGATGAAGAATATTGG ACAGCAGCATGGTTACGAGCAGAAGCACATTGGGAGTCAGTCTCTTATATGCG GCATGTAGATACTTATAAGAGAAAATATGCTGAACAG GAGTTCTATGCTCTCAAGCGGAGATGTTTTGGGCAGGAAGGAAATTCATTGAAGTGCACTTGTTTTGTTGCT gtcaagaaggaagagaagaatGTTAGAAGAACTGTTCTGAACAGTGTTGTGGGCACTTTGGACCTGAGTATTCGCCAGTTTGTGCAAGGAGAAGCATATCCTGGG GAGGTAAAAAGAGTGTCACCAGTCTTGGTGAGCCATGACCCCTTTGATGCACACAAGTATGCATACATTGCAAATGTTTGTGTTGCAAAGTTTGCCCGACGTCAGGGTATTGCTACAAACATGCTGCATTTGGCTACTGAAGTTGCCACCTTAGCAG GTACGAAGCAATTGTTTGTTCATGTGAATGCTGACAACATGCCAGCTCAAGAGCTTTACAGAAAAACTGGCTTTAAG ATTGTTGAGGCTGCTTCGTCTCCTCTCTCGAAAGATCAGAGGCTGCTGATGTCCATGGAACTCTGA
- the LOC113720553 gene encoding GCN5-related N-acetyltransferase 6, chloroplastic-like isoform X2 produces MMISGSDTLPFIRLRAQRCLSYLLTGFNLLMRNTVDHTSGSLVGSLLVRRFWMKNIGIFASMSQFEWQTAAWLRAEAHWESVSYMRHVDTYKRKYAEQEFYALKRRCFGQEGNSLKCTCFVAVKKEEKNVRRTVLNSVVGTLDLSIRQFVQGEAYPGEVKRVSPVLVSHDPFDAHKYAYIANVCVAKFARRQGIATNMLHLATEVATLAGTKQLFVHVNADNMPAQELYRKTGFKIVEAASSPLSKDQRLLMSMEL; encoded by the exons ATGATGATCAGCGGATCCGACACTCTTCCTTTCATAAGATTGAGAGCTCAAAGATGCCTGAGCTATCTTTTAACCGGCTTCAACTTACTGATGAGGAATACTGTGGATCACACATCCGGAAGTTTGGTCGGTTCATTGCTCGTGAGACGATTCTGGATGAAGAATATTGG AATTTTTGCCTCCATGTCTCAATTCGAATGGCAGACAGCAGCATGGTTACGAGCAGAAGCACATTGGGAGTCAGTCTCTTATATGCG GCATGTAGATACTTATAAGAGAAAATATGCTGAACAG GAGTTCTATGCTCTCAAGCGGAGATGTTTTGGGCAGGAAGGAAATTCATTGAAGTGCACTTGTTTTGTTGCT gtcaagaaggaagagaagaatGTTAGAAGAACTGTTCTGAACAGTGTTGTGGGCACTTTGGACCTGAGTATTCGCCAGTTTGTGCAAGGAGAAGCATATCCTGGG GAGGTAAAAAGAGTGTCACCAGTCTTGGTGAGCCATGACCCCTTTGATGCACACAAGTATGCATACATTGCAAATGTTTGTGTTGCAAAGTTTGCCCGACGTCAGGGTATTGCTACAAACATGCTGCATTTGGCTACTGAAGTTGCCACCTTAGCAG GTACGAAGCAATTGTTTGTTCATGTGAATGCTGACAACATGCCAGCTCAAGAGCTTTACAGAAAAACTGGCTTTAAG ATTGTTGAGGCTGCTTCGTCTCCTCTCTCGAAAGATCAGAGGCTGCTGATGTCCATGGAACTCTGA